Within Coffea arabica cultivar ET-39 chromosome 4e, Coffea Arabica ET-39 HiFi, whole genome shotgun sequence, the genomic segment CAATCTGAGAGAACCAGCTGACAGGGGTCCAACAATCTTCTCCATCAAGGTTGCAACGGTAAAATAGACGGGAGAAGGCGGAGTCCTAGAGAAAAAATTGTGAGCACGGGAAGCAAATGGAATAGCGTTTGAGGCAGCTTCAAGATAAGCCCCAGAAGAGGTAATTCCCACCACCTGTATCAATGATTGTTCAAGAGGCACCGGGGGCACAATGGAAATGCCATTTCTTGGATTGTCATATAGGAACTGACCCACGTAAGGATGGTGATGCACTACAGGTATTCCCCACGAGGAGAGATAAGGCCTTGGTCCAATCCCACTCAAGAGCAGAAGCTGTGGGCTGCCAATAGCTCCTGCAGAAAGCAAAACTTCTCCCATCTCCCGCAGCATTGCATGGTGGAACCGACCCGTCTTGTCTCTGAATACCACCCCAATCGCTGATTGTCTGGGAGCTGCAGAAGCCGGTGAAGAAGCGAAAAGAACCCTCTCAACACTAGCGTATACAGCCACCTTAATATTAGAAGGCTTTGCATAGCTAAGAAGATCAGCAGCACTGTGCCTCCTACCAGCGCTATCAAAAGTGGAACCCCCAATCTTGGTGCCTACAACATGGTCCAAAGCAAACCCATTGTAAGGACCGATTCCAGCCTCCAGCAATCCATCCCTAATGGCAGATTGCCAGATCCTGAGTTCAGGCCTGAACACAATGGCCTTCTCAACCCACTTATAGGATTGATTAACCACCCGAAGATCCCAGTTGATTAGTGAATTCCTGAAGAAATCCGGGTCGGCTCTGCTGTAGAAACCAGCATTAATTGCGCTAC encodes:
- the LOC113742899 gene encoding (R)-mandelonitrile lyase-like, with protein sequence MAKLPFSYSPILTFLMVAAFISLPKSLSQQSPSYMGFVFNATEMPSEDYYDYIIVGGGTAGCPLAATLSENFRVLVLERGGVPYGMPNLMTQEGFLSTLVDLDATDSPAQAFTSEDGVPNARGRVLGGSSAINAGFYSRADPDFFRNSLINWDLRVVNQSYKWVEKAIVFRPELRIWQSAIRDGLLEAGIGPYNGFALDHVVGTKIGGSTFDSAGRRHSAADLLSYAKPSNIKVAVYASVERVLFASSPASAAPRQSAIGVVFRDKTGRFHHAMLREMGEVLLSAGAIGSPQLLLLSGIGPRPYLSSWGIPVVHHHPYVGQFLYDNPRNGISIVPPVPLEQSLIQVVGITSSGAYLEAASNAIPFASRAHNFFSRTPPSPVYFTVATLMEKIVGPLSAGSLRLASTDVRVNPIVRFNYFSDPADTERCVNGTRKIADVLRSRSMEDFKFSQLFGDRDFRYIGPPLPVDLSNDRLMGEFCRRTVNTIWHYHGGCLVGKVVDRNFRVLGIQALRVVDGSIFTVSPGTNPQATLLMLGRYVGMKILRERTR